A genomic window from Chaetodon trifascialis isolate fChaTrf1 chromosome 22, fChaTrf1.hap1, whole genome shotgun sequence includes:
- the LOC139350556 gene encoding protein-methionine sulfoxide oxidase mical3b-like isoform X1, protein MGDESYPECRAQELFDEFVSSSTCRAALWSFSQLCEHLQLDKSTTERPLYRPIKRRLNYWKANALWAKLDRRAAQQEYQRARICSNTTCVIIGAGPCGLRTAVELSFMGARVVLLEKRDSFSRNNVLHLWPFTIHDLRGLGAKKFYGKFCAGSIDHISIRQLQLVLLKVALLLGVEVHVNVEFKNLVEPPEDQQRHTVGWRMEVRPKSHPVSQLEFDVVIGADGRRNTLPGFRRKEFRGKLAIAITANFKNRNTTAEAKVEEISGVAFIFNQRFFQELRQETGIDLENIVYYKDDTHYFVMTAKKQSLLEKGVILQDFADTGLLLSRGNVDQNALQMYAREAADFSTNHQLPSLDFAMNHYGQPDVAMFDFTCMYASENAAMVRQRHGHQLLVTLVGDSLLEPFWPMGTGIARGFLAALDSAWMIRSWSQGGAPLDILADRESLYRLLPQTTPENLQKNFSLFTVDPTTRYLNINRLLITPAQVRHLVDTGEDVGLNTVCGDIIRLPSPRFLRQDSFSQSNKLLTWCQEQTRGYRGVAVSDLTTSWKSGLALCALIHRYRPDLIDFDSLDESSVEENTWLGFDVAEREFGISPLMTVEEMLSVAEPDSLSMVMYLSQFYQLLKDTPPPPGCLSQSSDLRSALITPASLLSRLGLSPSRKRNPKEQKEARGKRRKTSGACGEQQESCDLNADVDCQVYDEAFVGPSGRSRVRLMANQLQAKLDKSSTSCRSSSSSSSSSVTALHQQMHTGGVSSLAEQITNRIQSQEDVSLSSGCSAVCFFCQRRVYVMERLSAEGLFFHRSCFQCFHCSSTLRLAAYAFDQHSGRFYCLQRDDCRLNAVTARKRPSQSAAPLPTPTASLGSAPSRSSADSLTSADRRRSSVVSMMAATPERIELENYRRSSTKVETELLEEPEEPEEVSEETLNRFNLSLDEKTNHSSESEMEEEEEEEGSGRRHVTSKEIRASWKETLQLHLRDNQEEEEDEEEAEVEEEEEEEEGGSEVESSDEGEYCPCDMERHSGLWLLLEEETEDECPLISQSSSSVPGSDITHCDTSVESALGPPPCVPSSTPPSETPAITSTPSTASFITTPDSAPDDDRDAAPPTQLTPVIVMETAAQRHVPQRTAGGRGSFDDINPELPQKKPLLLQVRGEGPGQEGAGPLKEAAEVRTRRNRGAHSLPPRLLIPPLQGGGGAIPFHSKGLREAPPLRQADVEGGGARALWRAVFSGNRKEKKKWGRTLPPGAERVNKDTANQSRATDVSMMATEESDLESSALLQRCSLTARKNLRLELLDLTSEFQRATLKEEDDQQPAYVPHALAFRRAYAMKTRSLKDRVPIQDSDRESSCPTEVVGVLVQPKEPSSLSVKETMFQRGREDKDEDLDAKITRRVQRAARRKAKQEQLKRLHKAQMIQRQLQHVEERQRQLEERGVMVEKALRGEADYWGDSDDGQDMELHLGGLGKLDNPALMQQWFQLVQQKNSLVRYESELMIFARELELEDRQSRLQQELRERMAVDDHLKEEWELVEERLILEEMLEVVEQRDSLVSLLEEQRLQQRQEDQDLEEVMTARGLGLSWT, encoded by the exons ATGGGGGATGAGTCCTACCCAGAATGCCGAGCTCAGGAGCTTTTTGATGAGTTTGTGTCGTCGTCAACCTGCAGGGCGGCGCTGTGGTCCTTCAGCCAGCTGTGCGAACACCTGCAGCTGGACAAAAGCACCACAGAGAGGCCGCTGTACCGACCAATCAAACGGCGCCTCAATTACTGGAAGGCCAATGCTCTCTGGGCCAAACTGGACCGAAGGGCCGCTCAGCAGGAGTACCAGAGGGCCCGAATCTGCAGCAATACCACt tgcgTGATCATTGGGGCGGGGCCCTGTGGTCTGAGGACAGCGGTGGAGTTGAGCTTCATGGGAGCTCGGGTGGTGTTGCTAGAGAAGAGAGACTCCTTCTCCAGAAACAACGTGCTCCACCTGTGGCCCTTCACCATCCACGACCTGCGAGGCCTCGGGGCCAAAAAGTTCTATGGAAAGTTCTGCGCCGGCTCCATCGACCACATCA GCATCCGTCAGCTGCAGCTGGTCCTGCTGAAGGTCGCCTTGTTGCTCGGCGTTGAAGTCCACGTCAACGTGGAGTTTAAAAACCTGGTGGAGCCCCCGGAAGATCAGCAGCGACACA CCGTGGGCTGGAGAATGGAGGTGAGACCAAAGTCTCATCCTGTCAGTCAGCTGGAGTTTGACGTCGTCATTGGAGCAGACGGACGCAGGAACACTCTGCCAG GTTTCAGGCGTAAAGAGTTCAGAGGGAAGTTGGCCATCGCCATCACAGCGaactttaaaaacagaaacaccacaGCTGAGGCCAAAGTGGAGGAGATCAGCGGAGTGGCTTTTATCTTCAACCAGAGGTTCTTCCAGGAACTACGACAGGAAACTG GGATCGATCTGGAGAACATTGTGTACTACAAAGATGACACTCACTACTTTGTGATGACTGCAAAGAAGCAGAGCCTGTTGGAGAAAGGAGTCATTTTACAG GATTTTGCAGACACTGGGCTGCTTCTCTCTCGGGGGAACGTGGACCAGAATGCACTGCAGATGTATGCCCGCGAGGCTGCTGACTTCTCCACCAATCACCAGCTGCCGTCTCTGGACTTCGCCATGAATCACTATGGTCAGCCAGATGTCGCCATGTTTGACTTCACCTGCATGTACGCCTCTGAGAATGCCGCTATGGTTCGCCAGCGCCACGGACACCAGCTGCTGGTCACACTGGTGGGGGACAGTCTGCTGGAG ccctTCTGGCCAATGGGAACAGGGATAGCTCGGGGGTTTCTGGCAGCTCTGGACTCAGCCTGGATGATTAGAAGTTGGTCTCAGGGAGGAGCTCCTCTGGACATCCTGGCAGACAG agaGAGTTTGTACCGTCTCCTCCCTCAGACGACTCCAGAGAACTTACAGAAGAACTTCAGTCTGTTCACAGTTGATCCAACAACACGATACCTGAACATCAACCGTCTGCTCatcacacctgcacag gtGAGACACCTGGTGGACACAGGAGAGGACGTGGGTCTAAACACAGTCTGTGGGGACATCATCCGTCTGCCATCGCCCAGATTCCTCAGACAAG ATTCTTTCTCTCAGTCCAATAAGCTGCTAACCTGGTGTCAGGAGCAGACTCGTGGTTATCGTGGCGTTGCCGTTAGTGACCTGACTACTTCCTGGAAGAGTGGCCTTGCTCTCTGTGCCCTGATTCATCGATATCGACCTGATCTCAT AGACTTCGACTCTCTGGATGAGTCGTCGGTGGAGGAAAACACTTGGCTTGGCTTTGATGTGGCCGAAAGAGAGTTTGGGATTTCTCCTCTGATGACGGTGGAGGAGATGTTGTCTgtagcagaaccagactctCTGTCAATGGTGATGTACCTGAGTCAGTTCTACCAGCTGCTGAAAGACACGCCGCCGCCGCCTg GTTGTCTGAGTCAGAGCtctgacctgagatcagctCTCATCACTCCGGCCTCTCTGCTCAGCAGACTGGGACTCAGCCCATCCAGAAAGAGAAACCCAAAG GAGCAGAAAGAAGCTCGGGGGAAACGGAGGAAGACCAGTGGAGCCTgtggagagcagcaggag TCATGTGACCTGAACGCTGATGTGGACTGCCAGGTGTATGATGAGGCATTTGTGGGTCCGTCCGGCCGCTCCAGAGTGCGTCTGATGGCCAATCAACTGCAGGCCAAGCTGGACAAGAGCTCAACTTCCTGCAggagttcttcttcttcttcttcttcctctgtaaCAGCTTTACATCAACAG aTGCACACTGGTGGAGTAAGCTCATTGGCTGAGCAGATAACCAATCGTATTCAGAGTCAGGAGGACGTGAGTTTG tcctcAGGCTGCAGTGCCGTGTGCTTCTTCTGTCAGAGGAGGGTTTATGTGATGGAGCGTTTGAGTGCAGAAGGTTTGTTCTTCCATCGAAgttgtttccagtgtttccactgcagcagcacgCTCAGACTGGCTGCTTACGCCTTCGACCAGCACAGCG GGAGGTTTTACTGTCTTCAGCGCGACGACTGTCGTCTGAACGCCGTGACGGCGAGGAAGAGGCCGAGTCAGTCGGCCGCTCCGCTGCCAACGCCAACG GCGTCTCTGGGCTCTGCCCCCTCACGCTCCTCTGCAGACTCTCTGACCTCTGCTGACCGTCGTCGATCCTCAG TTGTTTCTATGATGGCGGCGACGCCGGAGAGGATCGAGCTGGAAAACTACCGCCGGAGCTCGACGAAGGTGGAGacggagctgctggaggagcctGAGGAGCCTGAGGAGGTGTCGGAGGAGACGCTGAACcgcttcaacctgagcctggaCGAGAAAACCAACCACAG ttcagagtcggagatggaggaagaggaggaggaagagggcagCGGTCGCCGTCATGTGACATCAAAGGAGATCAGAGCTTCATGGAaggaaactctgcagctccacctcagagacaaccaggaggaggaggaggatgaagaggaggcagaggtggaggaagaggaagaggaagaggagggaggcagtgaGGTGGAGTCCAGTGACG AGGGGGAGTACTGCCCCTGCGACATGGAGCGACACTCGGGCCTGTGGCTCCTGTtagaggaggagacag aggACGAGTGTCCTCTCATCAGTCAGAGCTCATCCTCAGTgccaggaagtgacatcacacactGCGACACGTCTGTGGAGTCTGCTTTGGGCCCGCCGCCCTGCGTTCCCTCCTCCACACCTCCCTCTGAGACGCCGGCCATCACGAGCACACCCTCCACCGCTTCCTTCATCACAACGCCTGACTCCGCCCCTGATGACGACAGAGACGCAGCTCCGCCCACACAGCTCACGCCTGTCATTGTCATGGAAACAGCTGCTCAGAGACACGTCCCCCAACGAACTGCTGGAGGGCGGGGCTCGTTTGATGACATCAACCCTGAACTGCCGCAGAAGAAgcccctcctcctgcaggtgagaggggaggggCCAGGGCAGGAAGGGGCGGGACCACTCaaggaggcagcagaggtgaggaCGAGGAGAAATAGAGGAGCCCACAGCCTCCCCCCCCGCCTCCTCATTCCCCCTCTACAGGGCGGGGGCGGGGCTATCCCCTTCCACTCAAAGGGTCTCCGAGAGGCTCCGCCCCTCAGACAGGCAGATGTGGAAGGGGGCGGGGCCAGAGCCCTGTGGAGGGCGGTGTTCTCTGGCAacagaaaggagaagaagaagtgggGCAGAACCTTACCGCCAGGTGCAGAGAGGGTGAACAAGGACacggccaatcagagcagagctaCAG ATGTGAGCATGATGGCGACAGAGGAGTCTGACCTGGAGTCATCggctctgctgcagaggtgtTCGCTGACAGCCAGAAAAAAC CTGCGTTTGGAGCTGCTCGACCTCACGTCTGAGTTTCAGAGAGCCACACTGAAAGAGGAGGACGACCAGCAG CCGGCATATGTTCCTCATGCTCTGGCTTTTAGACGAGCGTATGCCATGAAG aCACGCTCTCTGAAGGACAGAGTCCCCATCCAGGACTCTGACAGAGAGTCCTCATGTCCCACGGAAGTGGTGGGGGTCCTGGTCCAGCCAAAGGAACCGTCCAGTCTGAGTGTAAAGGAGACCATGTTCCAGAGGGGACGAGAGGACAAAGATGAAGACCTTGATGCCAAAATCACCCGACGAGTTCAGAGAGCTGCTCGAAGAAAGGCCAAACAGGAACAGCTGAAGAGACTCCACAAAGctcag atgatccagagacagctgcagcacgtggaggagagacagagacagctggaggagagaggagtgatgGTGGAGAAAGCTctgagaggagaagcag attATTGGGGAGACTCTGATGATGGCCAAGACATGGAGCTCCACCTTGGAG
- the LOC139350556 gene encoding protein-methionine sulfoxide oxidase mical3b-like isoform X4, whose translation MGDESYPECRAQELFDEFVSSSTCRAALWSFSQLCEHLQLDKSTTERPLYRPIKRRLNYWKANALWAKLDRRAAQQEYQRARICSNTTCVIIGAGPCGLRTAVELSFMGARVVLLEKRDSFSRNNVLHLWPFTIHDLRGLGAKKFYGKFCAGSIDHISIRQLQLVLLKVALLLGVEVHVNVEFKNLVEPPEDQQRHTVGWRMEVRPKSHPVSQLEFDVVIGADGRRNTLPGFRRKEFRGKLAIAITANFKNRNTTAEAKVEEISGVAFIFNQRFFQELRQETGIDLENIVYYKDDTHYFVMTAKKQSLLEKGVILQDFADTGLLLSRGNVDQNALQMYAREAADFSTNHQLPSLDFAMNHYGQPDVAMFDFTCMYASENAAMVRQRHGHQLLVTLVGDSLLEPFWPMGTGIARGFLAALDSAWMIRSWSQGGAPLDILADRESLYRLLPQTTPENLQKNFSLFTVDPTTRYLNINRLLITPAQVRHLVDTGEDVGLNTVCGDIIRLPSPRFLRQDSFSQSNKLLTWCQEQTRGYRGVAVSDLTTSWKSGLALCALIHRYRPDLIDFDSLDESSVEENTWLGFDVAEREFGISPLMTVEEMLSVAEPDSLSMVMYLSQFYQLLKDTPPPPGCLSQSSDLRSALITPASLLSRLGLSPSRKRNPKEQKEARGKRRKTSGACGEQQESCDLNADVDCQVYDEAFVGPSGRSRVRLMANQLQAKLDKSSTSCRSSSSSSSSSVTALHQQQGELWSSLPPPQSPDCQQATAPLHTSSWRPVKTGSQQKPVETSRTR comes from the exons ATGGGGGATGAGTCCTACCCAGAATGCCGAGCTCAGGAGCTTTTTGATGAGTTTGTGTCGTCGTCAACCTGCAGGGCGGCGCTGTGGTCCTTCAGCCAGCTGTGCGAACACCTGCAGCTGGACAAAAGCACCACAGAGAGGCCGCTGTACCGACCAATCAAACGGCGCCTCAATTACTGGAAGGCCAATGCTCTCTGGGCCAAACTGGACCGAAGGGCCGCTCAGCAGGAGTACCAGAGGGCCCGAATCTGCAGCAATACCACt tgcgTGATCATTGGGGCGGGGCCCTGTGGTCTGAGGACAGCGGTGGAGTTGAGCTTCATGGGAGCTCGGGTGGTGTTGCTAGAGAAGAGAGACTCCTTCTCCAGAAACAACGTGCTCCACCTGTGGCCCTTCACCATCCACGACCTGCGAGGCCTCGGGGCCAAAAAGTTCTATGGAAAGTTCTGCGCCGGCTCCATCGACCACATCA GCATCCGTCAGCTGCAGCTGGTCCTGCTGAAGGTCGCCTTGTTGCTCGGCGTTGAAGTCCACGTCAACGTGGAGTTTAAAAACCTGGTGGAGCCCCCGGAAGATCAGCAGCGACACA CCGTGGGCTGGAGAATGGAGGTGAGACCAAAGTCTCATCCTGTCAGTCAGCTGGAGTTTGACGTCGTCATTGGAGCAGACGGACGCAGGAACACTCTGCCAG GTTTCAGGCGTAAAGAGTTCAGAGGGAAGTTGGCCATCGCCATCACAGCGaactttaaaaacagaaacaccacaGCTGAGGCCAAAGTGGAGGAGATCAGCGGAGTGGCTTTTATCTTCAACCAGAGGTTCTTCCAGGAACTACGACAGGAAACTG GGATCGATCTGGAGAACATTGTGTACTACAAAGATGACACTCACTACTTTGTGATGACTGCAAAGAAGCAGAGCCTGTTGGAGAAAGGAGTCATTTTACAG GATTTTGCAGACACTGGGCTGCTTCTCTCTCGGGGGAACGTGGACCAGAATGCACTGCAGATGTATGCCCGCGAGGCTGCTGACTTCTCCACCAATCACCAGCTGCCGTCTCTGGACTTCGCCATGAATCACTATGGTCAGCCAGATGTCGCCATGTTTGACTTCACCTGCATGTACGCCTCTGAGAATGCCGCTATGGTTCGCCAGCGCCACGGACACCAGCTGCTGGTCACACTGGTGGGGGACAGTCTGCTGGAG ccctTCTGGCCAATGGGAACAGGGATAGCTCGGGGGTTTCTGGCAGCTCTGGACTCAGCCTGGATGATTAGAAGTTGGTCTCAGGGAGGAGCTCCTCTGGACATCCTGGCAGACAG agaGAGTTTGTACCGTCTCCTCCCTCAGACGACTCCAGAGAACTTACAGAAGAACTTCAGTCTGTTCACAGTTGATCCAACAACACGATACCTGAACATCAACCGTCTGCTCatcacacctgcacag gtGAGACACCTGGTGGACACAGGAGAGGACGTGGGTCTAAACACAGTCTGTGGGGACATCATCCGTCTGCCATCGCCCAGATTCCTCAGACAAG ATTCTTTCTCTCAGTCCAATAAGCTGCTAACCTGGTGTCAGGAGCAGACTCGTGGTTATCGTGGCGTTGCCGTTAGTGACCTGACTACTTCCTGGAAGAGTGGCCTTGCTCTCTGTGCCCTGATTCATCGATATCGACCTGATCTCAT AGACTTCGACTCTCTGGATGAGTCGTCGGTGGAGGAAAACACTTGGCTTGGCTTTGATGTGGCCGAAAGAGAGTTTGGGATTTCTCCTCTGATGACGGTGGAGGAGATGTTGTCTgtagcagaaccagactctCTGTCAATGGTGATGTACCTGAGTCAGTTCTACCAGCTGCTGAAAGACACGCCGCCGCCGCCTg GTTGTCTGAGTCAGAGCtctgacctgagatcagctCTCATCACTCCGGCCTCTCTGCTCAGCAGACTGGGACTCAGCCCATCCAGAAAGAGAAACCCAAAG GAGCAGAAAGAAGCTCGGGGGAAACGGAGGAAGACCAGTGGAGCCTgtggagagcagcaggag TCATGTGACCTGAACGCTGATGTGGACTGCCAGGTGTATGATGAGGCATTTGTGGGTCCGTCCGGCCGCTCCAGAGTGCGTCTGATGGCCAATCAACTGCAGGCCAAGCTGGACAAGAGCTCAACTTCCTGCAggagttcttcttcttcttcttcttcctctgtaaCAGCTTTACATCAACAG cagggggagctgtGGTCCAGCCTCCCCCCCCCACAGTCTCCGGACTGTCAGCAGGCTACAGCTCCACTTCACACGTCGTCATGGAGGCCGGTAAAGACTGGCAGTCAGCAGAAACCAGTAGAAACCAGTAGAACCAGATGA